The sequence ATTACCTTTAATATTTTTATCATTATTTGTATAAGGAGTTAAGTATCCTTTAAGCCCCGTATAGGCATCAACCAATTTATCAACCGATGTTAGCTGTATACTTTGATAATCAAAAGATACGTTCCAATAACTGTTCCTTACAGGTAATACATTCTGTGATGTAAATTGCTTTTCAAACAAGTTAAAATCTAAATAAAATGTCGTATTTGATAAATTATTATTAAAGTACACATCACTATAGTCCATAGGTTCAAAAACTCCAACAGGGTTCACAGTGATTAGTTTATTACTACCATCTAAAATAACAATTTCTTTATTTAATGTAATGTTTAATGCAGATAAAGAACCTTCAGTAATCAATACTTCGTAAACATCATTTTCTACTTGTTTTGATGGAAATCGCCCATCTACAAGCTGGATATGTTCATTGAATTCTGATGAGCCCACTATGTTAATTTTTTTACTTCGTACTGCACTCGTGTTCTCATTACCATCCTCTGATTCATTTATAAGATTGAATTCTTCTAGTGGAATAAAAGAGTAATTTAACGTTTCTCTTTGTTTGGAGTAACTTATAATTGATAAAGATAATTGCTCAGGAATTTGTTCCTCCATATATTTATCTACCCTTGAAAGATACCTCTCCCGATCCTCAGGTGGCATTGAACTTCTTATAGAAGTTTCTGCATCCAATCGACCAGGATATACACCTTCTTGGTGTTGTAAGTTCTGAAGATCTTTTACTAACATCCGATGCAAAATGGCATTTGTATAGATAGGAATACTACTAGTGAGGGCAACGGAAAGTATTAAACCAAGCAGTAGACTGATTTCAAGCCATTTGTTTTTGATCATTTTTCGAATGATCATTGTAAGAATAGCCACCATACCCCTCCTTAGTTAAGAATCAATTGCTGACCTTCTTCTAAACCACTAATAATTTCAACTTCTGTTTTTGTTTCTATCCCAATCTCAACGTCAACTTCGACTCTACTTTCACCATCTAATACTTTTACAAAATTACGAGCTAAATAGCTATGTAAACTAGCAGATGGAATCACAATCGTATCTTTCTTTTCAACTAAAGTAATTTTCACATCAACATTATCACCAATATCAACCTCTTTAGGAAGTCCCTCATCCGGTTTCACAAATATCGATGTTTTGTTAAGTTCAGTCACTTCTCTATCTGCAGATGCTGGTGCAGTATCAGGTGTCTGTACTACTTTCCCTGTATAGGTTTCACCATTATATTTGATTTCTACGGGTTGATTAATTTCAGCATCTTTTGCTTCTAAAATTTCTTTTGCATTATCCAATGCTGCTAGAATGAATAAATTTTCAGAATTAGAAATGTCAACGATAGGATCGTAAGCAATGACTTCTTCCCCTCTTTTTAAAGTATTAATATAAGTAACGACACCATCAATATTCGCAATCAGTTTCGTATTGCTCAATTGCGCCTGCAGATAGTTATATTCAATCTGGGCTGTTTCTACGTCGATCTCTAATAATCTAATGTATTGTTCATCAACTGGATAAACCTTACTACCTTCAGTACTAATCAGAAGTTTATCGTAAGAAAATTGCAACTGCTCTACTTGTTGTTGTACAGCTTCTAACTCTTGTAGTGAAACAGCCCCTTCTTCATATAAACGCTCTGTTCTTTCTAAGTTGGTTTTCGCATCTTCAATAGATGCTTCTAAATTTTTCAAATCTAATTCGATTTGTGTATCTGGTAAATCCAACTCAATTTCTTGCTGAGCTCTTTGTAATTCAATGGTTGCTCTCTCCAACACAAGCCTTTGCTGTTGAACTCTTTTTGCCAATTCTTCATTTTCTAACTGCGCGATCACATCACCTTTGGACACTATATCTCCTAATCTCACATCAATAGATACAATTCTTCCACCATGTTGTTTAAAATATAGAGATTCAGAGATAGAAGATCTGAAATTCCCTTGTAAATTAAGGTTTTTTACGATGGAACCTTTTTCAACAGTTAAAAGCCTAACTTCTTCTTTTTTAGGTTCTATTAAAGGAGGAGCTAATACATCTTCTTCTGCAGGAATCATTGAACATCCAGCTAGAGCTAGAATCATAAAAGGTATGAAAATAAATTTAATCGATTTCATTTTGATTTGATTGAACAATTTCTCCATCCTCCAATTCATACAGATAATCTACCAACTCCATAACATCTGGATCATGTGTAGTTAATACTATCGTCATACCTGTATCTTCAATACATTTTTTAAATAATTGAATAATTTGAAAACCCATTTTACTATCTAATTCAGCTGTTGGTTCATCTGCCAAAATTAATGCTGGCTGCTGAGCAATACATCTGGCAATTGCAACTCTTTGTTGCTCCCCTCCAGACAACTCATAAGGTCTATGTTTCATTCTTTTTTTCAAACCTACCAAACTTAAAGCTTCTTCTGCTAGTTTCAAACGCTCTTTATTTGGAGTTCCCGCAATTCTTAATGCAAATTCAACATTTTCAAGCGCTGTCATATATGGTGTTAAAGCAAACGATTGAAAGATGAGTCCAATTTCTTTTCTTCGTAAATTCGTCCGGTCTTTATCTGATAAATTCGATATATTATTGCTTTGAAAAAAGACATTGCCTTCCGTAGGTTGATCTAACGTTCCCAATACATTTAAAAGCGTAGTTTTACCAGAACCAGATCTTCCTTTTAAAGCCACTAAACAACCCCTAGGTATGTTTAAGTTCACATTTTTTAAAGCGTGGACAGCACTATGACCTTTGCCAAACGTTCTTTTGACTCCTTTAGCCTCCATGATCGAATCTTGTTTCCTTTTCATATCTCCTTGCTCCTGTGTTGTTAAATATTTTTATTCAAAATTTTACTATCTAGATATGTTCCATATCGAACGTGATCGTTTTTTGCAGAATCGCCTTCAATAAACTTTACTTTCTCGGGTATTTTAACCCATTATACTAGGTACAAAGATGAACACAATGAATTTAGCTCATTATCTAATGAAATAACAAATTATCTTAAGATAACACAAAGGAAAAATACCAGAGGTTTTTTATAAAGGAAATAGCTTGTCCGGATTTAATGAAATCGAATTCAAATTTACTAGTAAATTATTGGATAAATTTAGAGAAAGATCTACTTAATCAAATACGAGAAGAGACTGAGGAGGTTTCATTTGATTTTACTTATTTATGTGAAAATTGTAGTTAAGTTTGATTATGAATAAGGAGGGATATCATAAAAAATACCACCCTATGATTAAATTGGACGGTATTTATACTTATATAAGTATTGAATTATAACAGATTCAGTCTTTATAATGGAGGGCTCCCACGCTTTTTTTTGAATTAAATGAACAGCATAATGGTTTAATCCATATGAAATAAAGGACTTTATTGGTCTTATTCCATGATTATTAATCGATTTTTGAAAATAGAGGGAATTCGAGGTCTTATTACCTAGAAATCGTGCAAAAATTGCACTAAAATGAGGAAAAACACCCAAAATAAGACCACAAATTACCGCTAAAAAAGTCTCAATTGTAATATCTATTGAATAAGACCGCCATTTCCCCTTATTTTCAATATAGCAGCGAAAGATTTGATTACAACTAAACCTGTTTAAAAATTCTCAAAAACACATTCGGAAACACATATTGATCAACCTCTTGTAATGAAATCCATGCATAATGGTATCCACTTTCCCGTTGGATTAAATCTTTTTCTATTAAACTATGATTTTCTTTAAAACGATACACCTTCATATCCCAAAAAATATGGCTGAACACGTGATTGATATCAAACATATAATGACCGTTTCTAAGTTCTATACCCGTTTCTAAAGCATATTGATCAATCACATAATCCTCATTCAATTCATCAGAGCCCATCCAATTTGTAGATTGATTATCAGCTATGTAATGAGGTAACTCCCACATCCCAGCTAATAAACCTTTGTCTGGTCTTTGACGAATCAAAATCTTACCTTTATTGACACCTATTCCTTCAA comes from Chengkuizengella sediminis and encodes:
- a CDS encoding efflux RND transporter periplasmic adaptor subunit; the protein is MFNQIKMKSIKFIFIPFMILALAGCSMIPAEEDVLAPPLIEPKKEEVRLLTVEKGSIVKNLNLQGNFRSSISESLYFKQHGGRIVSIDVRLGDIVSKGDVIAQLENEELAKRVQQQRLVLERATIELQRAQQEIELDLPDTQIELDLKNLEASIEDAKTNLERTERLYEEGAVSLQELEAVQQQVEQLQFSYDKLLISTEGSKVYPVDEQYIRLLEIDVETAQIEYNYLQAQLSNTKLIANIDGVVTYINTLKRGEEVIAYDPIVDISNSENLFILAALDNAKEILEAKDAEINQPVEIKYNGETYTGKVVQTPDTAPASADREVTELNKTSIFVKPDEGLPKEVDIGDNVDVKITLVEKKDTIVIPSASLHSYLARNFVKVLDGESRVEVDVEIGIETKTEVEIISGLEEGQQLILN
- a CDS encoding ABC transporter ATP-binding protein, giving the protein MKRKQDSIMEAKGVKRTFGKGHSAVHALKNVNLNIPRGCLVALKGRSGSGKTTLLNVLGTLDQPTEGNVFFQSNNISNLSDKDRTNLRRKEIGLIFQSFALTPYMTALENVEFALRIAGTPNKERLKLAEEALSLVGLKKRMKHRPYELSGGEQQRVAIARCIAQQPALILADEPTAELDSKMGFQIIQLFKKCIEDTGMTIVLTTHDPDVMELVDYLYELEDGEIVQSNQNEID